From the genome of Haloplanus vescus:
GAGCCGACGCCTGAGCCGACGGAGGAACCGACGGCAACGGCCACGCCGACGCCCACTGAGGGCGGCGGCCCCGGCTTCGGTGCTCTCGTCGCTGTCATCGCGCTCATCGCGGCTGCGCTGCTGGCCGTGCGACGCGACGACTAACGACGATTAATCCCGACTGACCGCCGTTAGCGGTCATCCGGTGCGATTTCTTTTATTGACGCTACGTCCGACAGCGGCCGTGCCGTTCAGTCGAAAGACGGTTCTCGCAGGTCGATAGCACCGCGAGAGAACGGTAGCCAGCGCTCGTCGTCAGACGTTACTCGAAGCCGGTCGCTTCGCTGGCATGGTTGACGTTCGACTCCGGTTTCGATACTCGGTCGCTGTGATGGACTCGGCGGGAGTCCCGCGAGCGAACGACGTGAGCGAGGGGGACTCAGCCGAGTCGACGACTGAACGAACGAAGTGAGTGAAGAAGTGGACTCGGCGGGATTTGAACCCGCGGCCTTCCCCGTGCCAGGGGGATGATCTACCGCTGATCTACGAGCCCGCGTCGCATCGATTCGTACCGGAGTCCGGATAATAAGGGCTTCGACTCGTACGTTCGGTACGTAACGGCGTGTCATGGCGGGCTTCGAAACGGTTTAGTGTCGAAGCGCGTAGAATAAGACGGGAACGGCGCGACCGCAAATCTGACTCGCCCATCTGGGCTTGGGATTGCGGGAGTGCGTGTACCGACAGCTGTCGGTCACGATACGCTTCTGCGGTCTGTGCGGTTCCAATCTACCAATGGCACGAATGCACACCCGCCGTCGTGGCTCGTCCGGTTCGGACAAGCCGGCGGCAGACGAACCCCCGGAGTGGAGCGACGTAGACGAAGACGCCATCGAAGAGCGCGTGGTCGAACTCGCCGAAGAGGGTCACGACCCGAGCGTCATCGGGATGAAACTGCGTGACGAGGGCGTGAAGGGCACGCCGATTCCGGACATCAAACTGGCGACCGGCAAGAAGGTCACGGAGATTCTCGAGGAGAACGGCGCCGACGGTGACCTGCCGACGGACCTGCGCAACCTGATGGAGCGAGCGATTCGCCTGCGCGAGCACATGGCGGAGAACCCGCAGGACCATCAGAACAAGCGCGCGCTCCAGAACACGGAAGCGAAGATTCGTCGCCTCGCCGACTACTACCGCGGCGACGAACTCGACGAGGACTTCACCTACAGCTACGAGATGGCCGCCGAACTCCTCGAAGAGTAATGTCGACCGCGCCCGCTACCGTAGAGGACGCCGACGCCGGTGACGTTGTCGCGGCGCTCAGCGACGCTCCGTTCGTTCGGATCGTCGCCGCCGCCGACGGTGACTCGCTGGCCGCGAGCGGCGTCCTCGCGCGGGCGCTCAAGACACGTGGCACGCCTTTCCAGGTGCGCGTCGACGCAGTCCCCGACCCGATACCGGGCGAGGACGACGACGTAGTCCTCGGAATCGGTGCGGGCGCCAACGGTGGCGACCTCTCGATAGCCGGCGCCACGTCGGCGAGTCTCGTCGCGGCGACTGCGGCGCGCGAACTCGGCGCGGACCCGAATCCGACGCTCGCACTCGCGGGCATCGCGTCGGCGGACCGATCGCTCGACGCCGGTGACGCGGCGACGCTGTTGGCCGAGGCCCGAGAGGGGGCGGCCGTCGACCGGCGTCCCGGACTCGCGGTGCCGACGACGGACCTCTCGGAGGGACTCGCCCACTCGACGCTCGTCCACGCCCCCGTCTCGGGCGACCCCGAGGCGGCACGGGCCGCACTCGACGACCTCGCCGTCGGCGCCGACCCGACCGACGAGGACCACCGCCGCGTCGCGTCGTGGCTCGCCATCGAGGCGACGGCGTCGACGACGCGGGCCGCCGAAGCCGTCGAGCGAGTGCTTCGCCCGCACGCGACCCCGGACGGTCGGTTCGCGACCGTCGAGGGGTTCGCCGACGTCCTCGACGCCGTCGCTCGCGAACGCCCGGGAACGGGCGTCGCCATCGCCATCCGCGACGGCGGTATGCGGTCGGCGGCGCTGGACGCGTGGCGGACGCACGCTCGCGCGGCGCATCGAGCGCTGGCGGATGCGACGACGGGCCGATACGACGGCGTGTTCGTCGCGCGCGTCGACTCGGCGCCGCCGGGTCGACTCGGGACCGTCGCTCAGCTCTGCCGGGACTTTCGGTCGCCCGAACCGGTCGCGCTGGTCGTCGGCGACGACGGCGCCGCGGCACAGAGCGTCGACAGCGCGCGCCTCGGCGACGCGATGCGCGAGGCGGTACGAGCGGTCGACGCCGACGGACGGAGTGTCGGCACCGGCACGCGGGCCACGGCACGCTTCGAGAACGCAGAGGTATCGACGTTCATCACGGCGTTCAGGGAGGCGCTATGAAACGCGCCAACGTGGAGACGACACACGCGGATGCGGCCACGATTGCGGCCGCCCTGCGGCCGGACAACACGCCGTCGATGTCGACGCGCGTGGACGGCGACGTCGTCCGCACGCAGATCGAACGCGAGACCACGGGCGGACTCCAGTCCTCCGTGGACGACTACGTGGTGAACCTGACGGTCGCCGAGACCGTCGCACGAACGACACGCGAACACAGATCCAACCATGAGTGAACGCTCAGTATCCAAGCAGAAACGCGGCAAGCGCTGGTACACGGTCTTCGCCCCGGAGCAGTACGACCGGGCGGAACTCGGCCAGACGGTTGCCGACGAACCGGAGAAAGTCATCGGACGAACGATCGAAACCACCCTCGGCGACCTCACTGACGACGCCGGGGCGAACAACACCAAGCTCACGTTCAAGATTACGGACGTGGGCTCGGACGCCGCCTACACGGAGTTCGTCAAGCACGAACTCACGCGCGACTACCTGCGAAGTCTCGTGCGCCGCGGCGCCTCGAAAGTCGACGCCACCATCACGGTGCTGACGACGGACGACTACCGTGTCCGCGTCCAGCCCGTTGCCTTCACGACCAAGAAGGCCGACCGGAGCCAGGAGCAGGCCATCCGTCGCATCATGATCGACATCGTCGAGGACGCCGCCGCCGAACGCGACTTCCAGTCCTTCGTCGAGAGCGCCGTCGAGGGCCGACTCTCCTCGGCCGTCTACGGCGAAGCCAAGACGGTCTACCCGCTCCGCCGGGTCGAGATTCAGAAGCTCACCCTCGAAGCGCGACCCGAAGAGGTCGCCGCCGAGGAAGAGGCTTCCGTCGACGTGGACGAAGAAGACGTCGCCGTCGAAGACGAGTAATCGCCGGCGTCGCGAGTCACCGCTCTGTCGGCGGTGCTCGGTCACGCTCGGCTGTTTTCGATTTCTTTTGTCGATACTGGATGTCGACGCCGCCTCGACGTGCGCCGTGATATGCCCTCGAATACCCCCGAACGCCCGATTTTTCCGTCGTTCGCCCGTCGGCCCGAATCTCGCTCCTTCTGAGACTCAGTTTTCGATAGTCGGCGTCTGCTCGGAGGCGTCTCCGTATTTGTCGCTGAACTCGCCGATAAGCTGCCCCATCTGTGCGTACCAGTCGTTGAGTAGCCGCTGCATCTCTTGGGCGATTTCGTCGGCATCCCGGGGACGATAGACGTGGTAGTATCCGCCTTGGTCGTAGTTGACCTGCTCTTTCTGAATGAACCCTGCCTGCAGTAATCGCTTGACGGACCGATAGGCAGTCGACCGCTCGCGGTCGATTTTGTCGGCTATTTCGTCGACGGTCAGTGGCTCGTCGGTTTCGTTCAGCAGTCGGAATACGTCCTTGTCGATTTCCTTGAGGTTGTGGAAACACTCGAGCAGGCCCTCACACTGCATATCCTGTCGAAGCATTTCACTCATCGAGTCGGGCATCAGTTGACCATGCTAGGTGCCGGCCGATGAAAAGCATTCGTGTCGTCTGAACAATACTGTTCGGAGGCAGATACCGATTCACTCGGAGCAAACTGCGCGAGTTGTCGCGGAGGATACCATCACGCCGAACCAATCGTTACGCCGGAAAAGTGCGATTATCACCATACTACGGTTCGGTGAGGTTCGACTGATGCGTCCGCCAGTAGCCGTGTGCGTAGGCACCGAGAAACATCCCGCCGACAGCCCACAAGATTGGATAGTTACCGATACCGACGCTCGCGTAGGCGGCGCCCGGACAGACGCCCGAGAGCCCCCAGCCGACACCGAAGATGGCCCCGCCGGCGACGACGTTGCGGTCGAACGCTTTCACACGCCGCACGTACCTTCCGGCCGTCAGTGGCGCCCGGTCGAGATATTGGGTGGCGACGGTGAACGCGATACCCGTCACGGCAGCTGCACCACCCATGACGAAGAGGAGTCCGAAATCCTCGAACTGGAGGAAGTCCAAGACGACTTCGGGACGAGCCATGCCGCTGACCGCGAGCCCGAAACCAAAGATCAGGCCGCCGACGTAGATTACTGGCATGAACAACGGACTACGGCGGGTACTCGCGAGGTGCCGTTCGCCGCTCATGGCGTCACCCCTATTGCCTGTACGAGTTGGGCTGTCCCAATCGCGAACGCGAGGAACGTGGCCACGTTCACGAGGGAGGTGTTCGAGAGCGACCCGACGCCACACACGCCGTGGCCAGACGTGCATCCCTTGCCGAGACGCGTCCCGATACCGACGAGGAAGCCGCCGCCGAGCAGACGCCACCACTGTACTTTCGTCGTCCAGATGCCGCCTTGGTAGACGACTGCGTACACGGCGGCGCCGCTGACGATGCCTGCGGTAAACACGAGTCGCCAGTCTCGTGACTGGACGTACTTGGCACGGTTGAATCGAGACACGCCGGAGACATACGACAGCGTCGACTCGAGGAACGTGCTCGCACCGGCAATAATCCCGGTCGTGAGATAGATGACCGCAGCACCGGCCCCGACGAGCACTCCGCCGAGAAGGTACGGGAGAATCCCTCGCGGGAAGGCCGCGGTTACTGGTGTGACCCCACTCATCTCAGTTCGTGAGTGCCTCCTCACTCGCCGCACAGTTGTTCGGCCCGAGTTCGAGTTCGAAGGCTGCCTCGTCGTCGAGCGCTTCCCGTCCGAGGTTGGTGGCGATGATATCCTCGTAGTTCGCGGGGCGCGGCGGCATGTCCGAGACGATGAACTCCACGAACGAGTCTTCGCTCATCGACAGCACGTCCATCGTCTCTCGCAGTTCGCCGAGCGTCGCAGTGTACGACCCGTCCTCGTTCGGAGTCGCGGACTCGCTGGCGTGTGCCGGAGCGACGATGGTCTCGTCGGGTTGCGATAGCACCTTCTCCGTGAGCGATTCGTAGAGCGTCTTCGCAGCCTCTCGGGCTGCCTCGGGGTCTTCGAGATCCGGCCGTGCGACGCTTTCGATGAACAGGCCGTCGCCCGTAAACAGGACGGGCCCCACCTTGTAGGCAGTCATGCCCGTCGTGTGACCGGGCGTGTGCAACACGTCGATTTCCACGTCGCCCACCGTGAGTGTGTCGCCGTCCGCGACCGTTTCGTACTGGTGGTCGTACTCGACGCCACGCGCTGCCGCGGCGTCGGGCAACACTACAGTCGCGTCCGTCCGCTCGGTGACTGCCCGAATGCCAGAGACGTGATCCGCGTGAATGTGCGTATCGAGCGCGTACGCGAGCTCGGCGCCGAGATTTCGAACGTCGTGGAGATAGTCATCGATGAACGCCCGCAGCGGGTCGATGACGGCGGCGTCACCCTCCGAGACAACGAGATACGCCAGACAGCCACTGGATGGACGCCGATACTGCGCAATCGTCGCGTCGATGTCGACGTCGAGTTCGGTGTACTCGTAGATACGGGCCCAGCCTTTCATTCCGCCCTCGAGGTGGCCGACATCGTATCCCTCGTTTTCGAGGCTCTCCGCGATCATTTCGCTTGAATTACCTTTCGCGCACAGGACCGTGATCTCCCGGTCTTCCGGGAGCGCCTCGAGGAGGTCTCGTGGCAGTCCGTCGAGCAGCTGGAAGTAGGGGTAGTTCACGAGTTCGACGTTCTCCCCCTCGATGTGCCACTCCTCGAAGGCCTCCTCCGAGCGCACGTCGAGGATGTGTACCTCTTCGCCGCTCTCGATCCGCTCGTGCAGTCGTTTCGGCGCAATCGGTTCGATGTCGTCCTCGCCGTTCGGACGGTCGTTTTCGGTCATCGTCACTCCACTCTACACACGACTCACCAATAAGACTTTGCATAGTAATTCAAAATATACACAATACTATTATCTTCAAACACTCATATTATGGTTCTAAGGCAGAGAGTATCGGGATTACCGCCATATGGTAGTGTTCATTTTGCGGTATACTACCGACACACTTTTATCGCACACGACAGTATTGCATAGTAAGGTCAATATCATGGCTGAGTACGAACCGACAGCGACACTCGACGTGCGTGGACAGAACTGCCCGATGCCGGTCGTCAAGACGAAACAGCGCATCGACGAACTCGATGCGGGGGTGATTCTGGAGGTCCTCGCGACTGACCCGGGAAGCATGAGCGACATCGCAGGCTGGGCAGACACGACTGCAGGGGTCGAACTGGTCGATCAGGAGGAGGGTGACGACATCTTCACCCACTACGTGCGCAAGACGGAACAATGAGCACAGATATGTCACAGACGCCCGACGCGGAGGGTGAATCTCCAAGTCGTGCCGCGCTCGAAGAGCGACTCGTGGCCCTCGAGTCACGACTCGAGAAACTCGAGTCCGAGAGCGACGACCAGCGACCGAAGATGTCGATCATCGCGACGAAGGGAACCCTCGATATGGCGTACCCGCCGCTCATCCTCGCCAGTACAGCGGCCGCGTTCGGCTACGAGGTGACAGTCTTTCACACGTTCTGGGGACTGGACATCCTCCACGAGGAGAAGTCAAAGGAGCTGAAGCTGAGCGCCGTCGGCAATCCAAACATGCCGGTTCCCAACGTCATCGCGTCGCTTCCGGGTATGGATCGCGTGACGACGAAGCTGATGGAACGCCAGATCGAGGACAACGATACGGCGACGATAGCGGAACTCGTCGACACGTCGCTGGAGATGGGGGTCGAGTTCCAAGCCTGCCAGATGACCATGGATCTGATGGACTACGACGAAGCTGACTTCTACGACGGTGTCACCGTCGGCGTCGGCGCGGCGACAGCCATTCAGGACATGGCTGACGCCGACATTCAACTCCTCGTGTAATGTCACGACACTCAGCGAAAGAGGTCGACCCCGGCGACGAAGAGCACAGAGAGGTGGGGAAGGGTCTTCTCGAGGAGGACATGGGCCCCAGTTCCGCGATGGCGCATCTGTACCGGGGTGAAATCCATCGAATGAAGTTCTGGCGAGAGCGCCTCGATCGGACGACGAACTGGGCGGTCCTCGTCATCTCTGCGATTCTCACGTGGGCGTTCTCACGCTCCGACGTTCCTCACTACATTCTCCTCATCGGGGTGGCCACACTCTCGGTGTTTCTGCTGATCGAGGCACGTCGGTATCGAGGATACGATATCTGGCGAAGCAGAGTCCGGAAGTTACAGGAAAACGTCTTCGCGTACGGACTCGACCCCTCCGCTGGACTCCCCGACCCCGACTGGCGGACGACACTGAGTCAGGACTATCGAGAACCGACGATCAAGATTAGCGCCGAGGAAGCGATTGCTCATCGGCTGCGACGGGTGTATCTGCCACTCTTTACGATAATGCTCGCCGCGTGGCTCGCGCGTATCACTGCATTCTCGCCGGCGCCGTGGCTGACGAGCGCTGCGGTTGGACTGGTTCCGGGTCCGGTCGTCGTCGGGGTAGTGACGCTGTTCTATCTCGGTGCGGTCGCTGTTGCTCTCCGTCCCCGAACGTGGCACGCGAAGGGTGAACTCCGCTCGGAAAATCTGCGTAACTAGTGAAATTCGTCGGACAGACTGTGCGAGTCGTTTCGGAACACTGAGTCACCACCGATATCGACTCGGGCGACGACCGCACGCTCTATGACACCGATGCTACGCTGACCGCGGAATGGTCAAGCCGAAGGTTTATTTCTCACTCTATTTTAGGCACGCCTAAAATGGATGAATCGGCCGACCAGATTGCCGGGGCAGTGTTTCGCGCGATTACAGAGCGCGGCCACGAGGATGTCGAACGCGCTGTCGTCGACGCCTACGCCGACGCCGACGAGGGCGTTCTCTCGAATCGGGACGGTCTCTCTCGGACGATGCTTGCGGAGTTGCTCGATGCACTCGGCCGTCATCTCGACAGCAACGAACAGGTCGAGGTGCTCACGACGGCCGTCGAGCAGTTGGTCGATCGGTTCGGCACCATCATCGACGCGGCGCCGGTTGCCATCTGTGCAATCGATGACGACGGGACGGTTCAGTTGTGGAACCCCGCCGCCGAGCGAACGCTCGGATACGACAAGTCGTCGATTCTCGGGCGGCCGTTCGAGGTGGTGTGGGCCGACGACGAGACGACGTTCTCGGCGTGTCTGGAGCGTCTCCAGTCCGGCGAACGTCTCTCCGGCATCGACACGCGCCACCACCGCCCCGACGGGTCCCTCCTCGATACGCGGACGTGGGCCGCGCCCCTCGGTGACGACGCGGGTTCCGCGGGCGGCGCGACGTTCGTCGTCGTCGACGTGACCGAGCGACGCGGCCGCCAGCAGCGACTCTCCGTGCTCAACCGCGTCCTCCGGCACAACATCCGCAACGAACTCAACGTTGCGACGGGGCATCTGGACCGACTCGCGGCGCAGTTGCCCGAGGACGAGCAGAGCCTCCGCGTCGTCCGCGAGCGACTGGACGCCATCCTCGAACTGAGCGACACCGCCCACCGAATCGAGCAGGTCGCCGACGCCGACCGCGACGACACGGTGTCGTTCGACCTCACCACCGTTCTTGGTGACTGTCTCGACCGACTGCGCCGGGACGCCCCCGCGGCCGACGTGACGGCGACGCTCCCCGACCGCGCGCCCGTCGTCGGCCACGAACTCCTGCCCTACGCCTTCGAGAACGTCCTCGAAAACGCGGTCCAACACAACGACGCGGCCGCCCCGAGCGTGTCGGTCGACGTGTCACTCCCCGACGGCGAAGCCGACAGGGTCACCGTCCGCATCGCAGACAACGGGCCGGGACTCCCCCCGGTCGAACGGCAGGTCCTCCGGACCGCGGCGGAGACGCAACTCACGCACAGCACCGGATTGGGGCTGTGGCTCACCAACTGGATCGTTCGGGGGTCGAGCGGACGCATCGATGTCGACTGCACAGCTGGTGGGACGACCGTCGTCGTCGAACTCCCGGCGGCGACGCCGGCCACTCACTCCTCGACGACGACCTGACCCGCCATCCCCGCGCGCTCGTGCGGGATACAGAAGTAGCCGTAGGTGCCCGGCACCTCGAAGGTGTGGCTGTAGCGTTGCCCGTTTTCGAGTGCGCCGTGCATCCCGTCCCACGCCTCGCGCGCGGCCGTCTCTGACTCGTAACCGCCCGTCGCGAAGTAGTCGGCCTCCTCTGGGATGCTATTCTCGTACGCGGTGATGGAGTGGGCGCGGGCGCTGTTGTTGTACCAGACCACCTCGTCACCGACCGAGACGGTGATGGAGGCGGGTTCGAACGCCACCGCGGTCATCCCCACGTCGCCGTCGACGCCCCCGCCGAGGGCGGAGCATCCCGCCGTTCCCACCGCGAGGGCCGATCCGAGCGTCGCGAGCACTCGCCGTCTGCGCATGTCCGCCTCTCGGGGTGCGGTGAATATAGGCGGCGTGGTTCGTCCATCGAAGGGGCGATATAAAGACGTAAATCCTCGGTGGCTGAGTGAGCCACTATGCAACCGCGGTTCGTGGGACGCCTTGGACTCGCGGACGCCGTCACCGTCGGCAACGCGATGCTCGGCTTCCTCGCCGCCTTCGTCGCGACGCGTGACGCGGCGCTCGCGGCCCGAATCGTCCTGCTCGCGGCCGTCCTCGACGGGCTAGACGGCGTCATCGCGCGCCGGCGCGGCGGCACGCTCGCCGGCCCGTATCTCGACTCGCTCGCCGACGTGGCTTCCTTCGGCGTCGCGCCCGCGCTCCTCATCGCCTCGCGCGCGACGAACGCGTGGTCGTTCGGGGCCGACCCGGCCAAGTACGCGCTGGCGCTGCTTCTCCCCGCCATCTACGTCGCGATGGCGGTCACGCGCCTCGGTCTCTACACCGCGTACGACAGCGACGTGGCCGAGACGAAGGGCGTCCCCTCAACGCTCGCGGCGACGGTGCTCTCGGCGGGCGTCCTCGCGGGCTTTGTCGGCCCCGTGTTGCTCGTCGCGCTCTCGGGCCTGCTCGCGGCGCTCATGGTGACCCAGATTACGTACCCCGACCTCCACCCGCAAGACGCCCTCGTGATGGGCCTCGTCCAGGTGCTCGCCATCCTGCTTCAGGGGCGGCCGGGCGAGGTGTTCGCGTTCGCGCTCCTCTTCCTCTCGCTCGCGTATCTCGTCTTCGGCCCGCGATTCTACTGGACGTGACCGGTCCGCGCTGTCACGCCGCTTCGACGCCTATCCGCCCTCGACTCACATGCCCATGTCGCTGGCCGCCTCGGGGACCGGCAGGTCGTGGACGGAGACGCCCAGTAGTTCGGCAGCGTGGTCGAGCGCCATGTCGAACCCGTAGTACTTCTCCAGTTCGTCGCCCTCGGCGTCGCGGCGGACGGTCACCATCGCGTACCCCTCGCTGTTCTGGGCGAGCTCGGCGGTCTGTCCGTCGCGCTCGAAAGCGAGCACTCGCTCGCCGCCGCGCTCGTAGTAGCGGGCGGTCACGTCGTCGCTCGTGGCCTGCGTCGCGTCGCCTGCGTCGTCGCTCATACGGGTCCGTCGTCGCTCCGGCCTGTCGAACCTTCCGGTCCGTCGTCCCAATCACTATAAGCCACGCCGACCCAGGATGGGTATGGCACTCGATGCCGTCGAGACGGACAAGGGCGTGGGGCTGAGCGTGCTGTTCGGCATCTTCGCCGCCGTCGGCGCGCTAGTGATGGTCGCCGGCCCGGGGCAGTCGACGAAAGCCGCCGGATTCGCGCTCGCGGTGGGCGCCGCGCTCTGTTCGGTCGTTGCGGTGCAGGCGTACGCCTGACGCCGTTCGGCGACGACCGCTCCGAGGCTTGAAAGAGTTAAGAGCATGAATCACCTAGCGGGGGTGAACGATGACCTCTCTGACCGAAGAGGAACGGCGAATCCTCGCGTACCTCCACGATAGCGTCTCCCGTGGTGAACGCTACTTCCGCGCGAAGAACATCGCCGACGCTATCGGCTTGACGGCCAAGCAGGTCGGCTCTCGTCTCCCGCGTCTCGCCGAGAAGTCCGAGGACGTCGAAATCGAGAAGTGGGGCCGAGCCAAGTCGACGACCTGGCGCGTCACGCAGGGCTAACCCCACGCTTTTTGAGCATTCGACGGAACCTCATCGTATGACCGTACGTGTCCGGCGGGCGTTCGAATTCGAAGTGCCGGCGGAACGCGTCTGGGACTTCATCGCCGACCCCGGCAAGCGCGCCGAGGCCATCAGCGTCGTCCGCGATTACGAAGTCGACGGTGACGCCGCGACGTGGCACATCGACCTCCAGTTGCCATTCGTCGACCGGACGGCCACCGTCGAAACCGAGGACGTCGAGCGCGAGCCCCCGACCTACGTGAAGTTCGTCGGCCGGTCGAAGGTGATGCGCGTCACGGGCGAACACCGCATCACTGAGACGGAGACGGGCTGTCGCCTCGACAACGAGTTCGTCGTCGACGGGCGCCTCCCTGGCGTCGAGCGCTTCTTCAAGAAACGACTAGACGACGAACTCACCAACCTCGAAACGGCGCTCCGGCGTGACCTCGGGCTGACGGCATGAGAGTCGCGCTGGCCCAACTCGACCAGGTCGCCGGCGACGTGGCCGAGAATCTGGACCGAGCGGCGACGGCCGTCGCCGACGCCGCCGACCGCGGCGCCGACCTTGTCGTCCTCCCCGAACTGTTCACGGTTGGCTACTTCGCGTTCGATAGCTACGCCCGCGTCGCGGAGGGGCTCGACGGCCCGACGTTCGACCGCCTCTCGGCGCTCGCGGCCGACCACGGTGTTGGCCTCCTCGCCGGCAGCCACGTCGAGGACCTCGGCGCGAGCGCCGCCGCCGGCGTCGACGTACCCGAGACCGACGGCCTCGCGAACACCTGTGTCTTCTACGACCGCGACGGGACGCGTCGCGCCGTCTACCGCAAGCACCACCTCTTCGGCTACGAGTCGGCAGAGACGCGCCTGCTCACGCCCGGAGAATCGCTCGCCACCGTCGACTTCGAGGGCTTTACCGTCGGGATGTCGACGTGTTACGACCTCAGATTCCCCGAACTCTACCGTCGCCTCGCCGACCGCGGGGCGACGCTCGTCTGCGTGCCGAGCGCGTGGCCGTATCCGCGGGTCGAACACTGGGAGACGTTGGCGCGGGCCCGAGCCATCGAAAACCAGTGTTACGTCGCCGCGGCGAACGGCGCCGCGGAGTTCGACGACGCCACGCTCCTCGGCCGCTCGACCGTCTACGACCCGTGGGGGACGACCCTCGCCAGCGCGGCCGACGACCCGACGCTCGTCGTCGCCGACGTCGACCCCGACCGAATCGATGCCGTTCGTGAGGAGTTCCCGGCGCTGCGCGACCGGCGTGAGTGAGCGAGAGACGCCGCTGCCGGTGGATTTATCCGTCCGAGGAATAACTTTCATTCGCCGACGCATCGACGCTTTTCTCGTCGAGACTCGGCACCAAAACTCCACCACGTCGTCGCTCGCCCGGCCCGGACCCCCTTCGCCCGGCAAGGTCGGTCCGGGTCACCCTTCGCCTCACCTCGTCCACCACCTCTCCCTTCACGCCGCTCGCTTCTCCAGTTCACCCTTGAGCGCCGCAGCGTCGAAGCCGTGGTCCGGGCGGATGCTGACGAAATCCAGGAACTCCCGCGCTGCGAGGAGTTCGGCCGTCGTGTATGCTGTCGCCGCGGCGTCGACCGTGTCCGGTGCGCCGATGAGCGGTTCGAGCGCCGCGAGTCCGCAGGCAACGTCGTAGGACCGGGCGTCGTCGCGTCCCGCCGCCCCGACGTTGGTCGCGTCGATGAAGTAGAGGTCGCCGTCGAGGATGAGGACGTTCTCGGCCCGGAGGTCGCCGTGTGCGAGGCCGTGGTCGTGCATCGTCCGGAGCGCCGCGAACAGTTCTGGCGCGAGCTCCCGTTCCGTCTCCCGGTCGAGTTGGTCGAGCGCTCTGAACTCCGGGAGGTATTCGAGGACGACGACACCCAGTCCG
Proteins encoded in this window:
- a CDS encoding PAS domain S-box protein; this encodes MDESADQIAGAVFRAITERGHEDVERAVVDAYADADEGVLSNRDGLSRTMLAELLDALGRHLDSNEQVEVLTTAVEQLVDRFGTIIDAAPVAICAIDDDGTVQLWNPAAERTLGYDKSSILGRPFEVVWADDETTFSACLERLQSGERLSGIDTRHHRPDGSLLDTRTWAAPLGDDAGSAGGATFVVVDVTERRGRQQRLSVLNRVLRHNIRNELNVATGHLDRLAAQLPEDEQSLRVVRERLDAILELSDTAHRIEQVADADRDDTVSFDLTTVLGDCLDRLRRDAPAADVTATLPDRAPVVGHELLPYAFENVLENAVQHNDAAAPSVSVDVSLPDGEADRVTVRIADNGPGLPPVERQVLRTAAETQLTHSTGLGLWLTNWIVRGSSGRIDVDCTAGGTTVVVELPAATPATHSSTTT
- a CDS encoding cupredoxin domain-containing protein, which produces MRRRRVLATLGSALAVGTAGCSALGGGVDGDVGMTAVAFEPASITVSVGDEVVWYNNSARAHSITAYENSIPEEADYFATGGYESETAAREAWDGMHGALENGQRYSHTFEVPGTYGYFCIPHERAGMAGQVVVEE
- a CDS encoding protein sorting system archaetidylserine synthase (This PssA-like phosphatidyltransferase, along with a PssD-like decarboxylase, is required in Haloarchaea for the archaeosortase ArtA to replace the PGF-CTERM sorting signal with a C-terminal lipid anchor.), producing the protein MQPRFVGRLGLADAVTVGNAMLGFLAAFVATRDAALAARIVLLAAVLDGLDGVIARRRGGTLAGPYLDSLADVASFGVAPALLIASRATNAWSFGADPAKYALALLLPAIYVAMAVTRLGLYTAYDSDVAETKGVPSTLAATVLSAGVLAGFVGPVLLVALSGLLAALMVTQITYPDLHPQDALVMGLVQVLAILLQGRPGEVFAFALLFLSLAYLVFGPRFYWT
- a CDS encoding DUF7111 family protein, coding for MSDDAGDATQATSDDVTARYYERGGERVLAFERDGQTAELAQNSEGYAMVTVRRDAEGDELEKYYGFDMALDHAAELLGVSVHDLPVPEAASDMGM
- a CDS encoding DUF7525 family protein; the encoded protein is MALDAVETDKGVGLSVLFGIFAAVGALVMVAGPGQSTKAAGFALAVGAALCSVVAVQAYA
- a CDS encoding DUF7123 family protein, whose translation is MTSLTEEERRILAYLHDSVSRGERYFRAKNIADAIGLTAKQVGSRLPRLAEKSEDVEIEKWGRAKSTTWRVTQG
- a CDS encoding SRPBCC family protein, with the translated sequence MTVRVRRAFEFEVPAERVWDFIADPGKRAEAISVVRDYEVDGDAATWHIDLQLPFVDRTATVETEDVEREPPTYVKFVGRSKVMRVTGEHRITETETGCRLDNEFVVDGRLPGVERFFKKRLDDELTNLETALRRDLGLTA
- a CDS encoding carbon-nitrogen family hydrolase, with translation MRVALAQLDQVAGDVAENLDRAATAVADAADRGADLVVLPELFTVGYFAFDSYARVAEGLDGPTFDRLSALAADHGVGLLAGSHVEDLGASAAAGVDVPETDGLANTCVFYDRDGTRRAVYRKHHLFGYESAETRLLTPGESLATVDFEGFTVGMSTCYDLRFPELYRRLADRGATLVCVPSAWPYPRVEHWETLARARAIENQCYVAAANGAAEFDDATLLGRSTVYDPWGTTLASAADDPTLVVADVDPDRIDAVREEFPALRDRRE
- a CDS encoding RIO1 family regulatory kinase/ATPase domain-containing protein; the protein is MEVRRFLRGRIDDDRLDRVVDEVAARYGREEPSVRYLDADNWLSTPLVLDEDLFVKVISKQNSLVHALITTGRNLGVFSAGTEGFFEHFGTPYGMAKHELEATERIRDIGLNAPEPLEALDIDGLGVVVLEYLPEFRALDQLDRETERELAPELFAALRTMHDHGLAHGDLRAENVLILDGDLYFIDATNVGAAGRDDARSYDVACGLAALEPLIGAPDTVDAAATAYTTAELLAAREFLDFVSIRPDHGFDAAALKGELEKRAA